A genomic region of Thermoflexus sp. contains the following coding sequences:
- a CDS encoding ABC transporter permease: MLRGVVELWRYRDLLWLLTWRDLKVRYRNSVLGVAWSWMNPLLMMTVFTVVFTVMNRGPASLPHFHAFVLIGILAWNAFAISVQGAAESVTASAPLVRKVYFPREVLPLSVVLSNMLNFLISLPIYFAIAWLSGIRPTPWLLLLPLTLLAHGMFTAGVALAVSALNVFYRDTGHILQVLLLAWFFLTPIFYPISVLPRKASFLGISVDVWLWTRRLNPMASIIASYHDLFYYGTYTAPEFLIRTLVTAGLVGLLGYALFRRLSPRFAEEV; encoded by the coding sequence ATGCTTCGTGGAGTCGTTGAATTGTGGCGTTATCGAGATCTGCTCTGGTTGCTCACCTGGCGGGATCTCAAGGTCCGATACCGGAATTCGGTCCTCGGCGTGGCCTGGTCATGGATGAACCCCCTGCTGATGATGACCGTATTCACAGTGGTCTTCACCGTGATGAACCGGGGGCCGGCCAGCCTTCCGCACTTTCACGCCTTTGTGCTGATCGGCATCCTGGCCTGGAACGCCTTCGCCATCTCCGTTCAGGGGGCTGCGGAGAGCGTCACCGCCAGCGCCCCCCTGGTGCGCAAGGTCTATTTCCCCCGTGAGGTCCTCCCCCTCTCGGTCGTCCTTTCGAATATGCTGAATTTCCTGATCTCCCTGCCCATCTATTTCGCCATCGCATGGCTCTCCGGGATCCGGCCGACGCCCTGGCTGCTGCTGCTGCCGCTGACACTGCTGGCCCATGGGATGTTCACCGCGGGCGTGGCCCTGGCGGTCTCGGCTTTGAATGTGTTCTACCGGGACACCGGGCATATCCTCCAGGTGTTGTTGCTGGCCTGGTTCTTCCTGACCCCGATCTTCTATCCGATATCGGTTTTGCCTCGAAAGGCCTCGTTCCTGGGGATCTCGGTGGACGTCTGGCTCTGGACCCGGCGCCTGAACCCCATGGCCTCGATCATCGCTTCTTATCACGATCTCTTTTACTATGGGACGTATACGGCGCCGGAGTTCCTCATCCGGACCCTGGTCACTGCCGGGCTGGTAGGGCTTCTGGGTTATGCGCTGTTCCGCCGGCTCAGCCCCCGCTTCGCCGAGGAAGTTTGA